AATTGAGGAAACATCATATGTTGGACTCCAGCGATTCTGAAGAATGTCCAAACATATACTACCATCTGCATAAACTACCACAGATATACAATTATGTCTAAATGTTATATTCCATTGTAAGACACTGCATTCTATAAACACTTGTCTCCATTGGGATTCCAAAATTAATGGAAGGTTTTGTAAATACATGATTACTGTGAGTTTGTACAACTTACCATTAGGGTGAAACATTTTGGAAACAAACCGAACTGTAGGAGGTTTGTTTGGATATTCTTCTGTAAATTCTATTGTGAGTTTGAAAGTTCCTGTAACAAGCAGAAGAGAAAAATATGATCTccacttaaataaaaaattccCAAAAAAAAAACCCATGCCAAACCACTACTATGGACAAGTACATCATAAGTACACAGTGGTATTTATAAGTAGCTGTCAACAGTATTTGGGAACCACAAGCACAATCCTTTTAATCAGCAGTCATGTggtttacattaaaaaagtttcACACCAAGGAATAACCCAAAACTCATGGTGTTACTGCATGAAAATCTCCTTTTGAGCCCAAACACACTGTTAGAGGAATaatccgggtttaatacaaggtaAGCtacatcaacagcatttgtgacacaaTGTCGATTGCCATAAAATATCATTtcaacttgcccctccttttctaaaaaaaaataaaaataaaaaaaccaaaAATAAGGGTTACATTTAGGCACTTACAAtacaatccataaatgttaatatACTCACGGTttcataagtatagccacaagacatatacaatacagtgctgtaaaaaaaggtatttgccccatcctgatttcttttgTTGATCTCATACTAAATTGATACCAAAAAATATAACTGatgggttacaaagctattttaaAGGCTCTGAGTACCCCatcatctccaaatggagaaaacttggcacagtagtgaataTTCCCAGCAGCAgcagaccttccaaaattcctccaagagcacagcaacaactcatccaggaagccacaaaaaagccaaggacaccATCCAagaaactgcaggcctctcttgcatcaataaaggtcactggttcatgactccactatcagaaagacaatgggcaaaaatgccatccatggaagagtggagAGGTGAAAACCACtcctaacccagaagaacattaaggtttGTGTGAATTCTACCAAAACACaacttgatgatcctcaaaccttttgggagaatgttctgtggactgagtcAAAAGTGGAAATGCTTagaagacaggggtcccattacatctggcgTAAAAGAACATCATAGctatggtcaagcatggtggtggtagcatgatggtgtggggatgcttttctGCTTCAGGGCCAGGTTGACTTGTAATAATTGAGGggaacatgaattctgctctctaccaaaaaatcctaaaggagaatgtccggtcatcagtccatgagttgaagctcatgCACTACTGAATTTATGAGCAAatcaatgatccaaagcataggcaTAAGACCACCTCTGGATGGGTCAAAAccagctaaattaaagttttggagtggcctagtcctgacttgaaccagattgagatgctgtggcaggaccttaaacgggcagttcatgctcgaaaaccctccaatgtggctgaactaaagcagttctgcaaagagaGGGCCAAAATGTCACCACAGCGCTTttaaagactgatctccagttttCGGAAGCATCAGCTGCttctaaaggtggcacaaccagctattatgtttaagggggcagttcgtttttgACACGAGTGATACAGGtgatggataacttttttgcttcaataataaaaaataaaaaaagatacatatttgaaaattgtattttgtgtttactaagGTTGACTGTTTTTGTTATATTTCATTTGAAGacctaaaacaatttagtaagaaaaatatataaaaatagaacaaatcaggaaggggcaaatactttttcacaacatTGTAtgcatattaatataattttagcaTGATTAAATCGcttaccaaccttttctgtgtaaagatagaTCCAATTTTAGAACTTAAATGCTATGACAATGAAATGCGTCTAACCCTGTAATTCCTGTAAACTGCGACTTAAACAACTGTACggatcaaataatacattagtttaaACAGATCAAtgaatttaagttattttataaaattataagcttcacgtttctgccttttcaccctccaaatattggccccattcacttccactgtaagtatATCATtgtaacttcgatttttgctgcttctatttttttatgaaaaggagaGACGTCCAAActcatttttgttgtaattaacattacaccacaaatgctgtcgattgaacttaacgtgtattgaactcagaatattcctataATGGCAAGCTGAAAACTAGCTGTCAGTGATGTATTCACTGCCATTCAACagataaaagggatagttcacccaaaaatgaaaactcatttcaaaaatgttctttagtgttcagaagaagaaaaaaagtaatgtacagtgcatccggaaagtattcacagcgtttcactttttccacattttgttatgttacagccttattccaaaatggattaaattaattattttccaaaaaattctacaaacaataccccaaaaTGACACCGTgagagaagtttgtttgaaatctttgcaaatgtattaaaaaaaaaaaaaaaaaaaaaaaaatgtacataagtGTTCACAGCCTTTGCGCAATacattgttgaagcacctttggcaccaattacagcctcaagtctatgTGTATGATggtacaagcttggcacacctatttttgggcagtttctcccattcttctttacgCACCTCTTAAGCACCATCGGGTTGGACAGGGAGCTTTCGGTGcgcagacattttcagatctctccaaagatgttcaatcgggttcaagtctgggctctggctgggccactcaaggacattcagagttgtcccgtagccactcttttgttatcttggctgtgtgcttatggtCGTTGTccagttggaagatgaaccttcgccccaatCTGagatccagagcactctggagcaggttttcattaaggatgtctctgtacattgctgcattcatctttcccttgatcctgactagtctcccagttcctgccgctgaaaaacatccccacagcatgatgctgccaccaccatgcttcactgtagggatgtattGGCCTGGttatgagtggtgcctggtttcctccagacatgacgcttgccaatcaggccaaagagttcaatctttgttttatcagaccagaaaGTGTGGTttttcatggtctgagagtccttcaggtgccttttggaaacctccaggcgggctgtcatgtgccttttactgaggagtggcttccgtttgGCCACTCTAcgatacaggcctgattggtggagtgctgcagagatggttgttcttctggaaggttctcctctctccacagagaaaagcTGGAGCTGTCAGATTGACCATCagtttcttggtcacctctctgtctaaggcccttctcccccaattgctcagtttggccgagcagccagctctaggaagagtcctggtggttccaaacttctattTATGGATGATTGagaccactgtgctcattggtaCCTTAGATGCTGCAGAACTGTTTCTGTACCCTtcaccagatctgtgccttgatactatcctgtcttggaggtctacagacaattccttggacttcatggcttggtttatgctctgacatgcactgttaactgtgggaactTATATTGACAGGTGTGTGCcgttccaaatcatgtccaatcaactgaatttaccacaagtggactccaatcaagttgtagaaacaggaTTCACCTGAGCTTGAGTGTCATGGCTAAGGCTGTGAATActaatgtacatgtgattttttttttttttttttcattttttatttgtaataaatttgcaaagatttcaaacaaacttctttcacgttgtcattatggggtattgtttgtagaattttgagggaaataatgaatttaatcaattttggaataaggctgtaacataacaaaatgtggaaaaagtgaagtgctgtgaatactttccggatgcaatgtacatctgggatggcatgaggatgagcaaaTGATTAGAATTTTctataactattcctttaaagaccacTTAATAACACAGAGGTCCTTTCTGACAGGATTGTGCACCAACaacctttataaaaaataaaaaaaaagaacatctgaAAGTGCCAAATGACAGTCATTTGTTGGTCACTTAACCTTATTTAGTTCATGTTTTCCTCTTCTCCTCTACTTGTACAGATTACACGACATAAGCCATTAAAAACAACACAGAATCTGACTGTAAACTATTCAATATCTGTAGTTAAATCAGATAAATTAACTTTTCTTGTGCTGTTATTTCAAATAAGTGAGTTAAACAATATTCTTTACATCAACCAAACAGACACAGTAATGACAAACATCTAAGAACCAAAGAGCAAAACAAACCTGAACACAAGTTCAAAGTTTGTTCTTGACTTACCATCTTCAAATGGTGTTCCTTCAGGGCTGCAGGTACAAGAAAAGGGTCGATGTCAGATTACACATAGTCAAAACTTGACATGACAGCATGAAACAAAGTAAAACCATTGGCCAATGTGCAAGAAACCAATGCACTGCTGcaagtaaaaaataaacttaCACAACAGTCTGCGGAAATGGCATTATAACCGGTTTCCTTCAGCAAAACAGAAAGACGACAAAGGGTCGTCTATTCAGGACACAGTAGCTTAAAAAAACAGTACCTCTTATGAAGGACCACTGGCCATTAGGCGTATTTAAAACGGGTTAAATTACGGCTAACAGGATGGCTTGTCATCTAACATACCTCCAAAAGACTGAAAATGTCAATGTATCTTGTTAACGCTCGTCGATATCAAACAGGCAAACGATACAAACCCAAAAATGACAGCATTCCAGACCATGATGTTGTTTTCCGACGGGGCTCCGCTAACACCTGCTGGAGGATCCTCCTGGAGACTGAAAAACAAGTTACCCGATAGTTACGTTACACACACGGCCTGCGATACTATACACAATTTACCGCAAAATGACGGTCAAATATACAAACGTAAGTGGGTTAATGTCGTTAATAAAGAGCTTTTATGGGAAAAGTCAACCTGTTCAACCCCCATAGCAGCCGGTTGCCATAAAGCAACCAGGGCCGGGGCCTTTAGCATTTTCAGTGTCGCTTACCGTTTAAAATCTCTCATCAAACGCCGTCTTGCTGGGGTTGACATCGTTCAGTTGGATAACCAAGACGTTAACATAAGGTATCGACGTTGTTACTTTGAATCGGGTTAAATTTTTCGGTTTAATTAATTGGTTTGATCGACTCTGTAAAATATCGACGTTAGCCTTTCGCTTACTTGGATCATCCTGCCTGTTTTCTGTGGAGGACCGGACAATACCATCATGAAACGGGGGTGGAGAAAAGCTGCGTTGTTAATAAAAGTAAACTCATGCACACCGCTGTAAATTAAGCAGGGGTTCGaaacatgtttgcaaataaatatGTGGGGGCATGGGACTATGCAATTGAGTGAATTGATTTATAAACGATATATGCCATATTGAAAAGTCGTTTCAGTAAACCCCCACGTTTAATTCAGAGTTCACGCAGCCTATCGTAGTTACGTCATGCGCAAAAATAGGATTAATAATGCAACATGTCTTAATATTTGATCTCTGCTGCCGTTGCATACTGAAAATCTGAGTTCCAGTTTTTGCAAATACTATCATGTAATAAtgtgcaaaaataatttaaatgagtaGTAATTACtagtcaaatatatttattagcaATGTTATTCCTCTAACAAATTCCATTTAGTCCATCTATTTATCATTAAGTCTTAGATAATAGTCATAGTCAATATCATGATGATTTTTTCCACTTGATCCAGAGTAATAATAAACATGTTCTGTGCTGCACAGTGAACAACAAAAAGTAAAATTACACATACATGATAATTTTTCCAAAGATGAGATTAAAATCAAACCAGAGTTATTGTGGCATGTTGTTGCCATGGAACAATAAATGCTGAAGTAACAAGGGTTAGCAATTTCAGTAAAATATCAATAAACATTTGCGTTTCTGTGCTTCTCAGGGCACTGTAAGCCTGACGTGTCTGAGGTATATCAGGATGCATCTTTGAAGATTATTCATAAAAGAATATTAAAtaattcacataattttttttaaaacaaatgataaaGGATCTTGTTCCTATTATGAAACAAAATCATTCTCAGTTAGATTATCTATTGTAGTGAAGGCAGGCTCTCCAGGCAGAAACTCCCTTAAGACATATGATAGCAGCATCTGaggacacacacaaatataaatgtaaagctgTATAACATTTGAATACTTTTCTGGATTGATTTGAACTGCATGATATTATTAATACTTTTAGCTCTCACATAAACCAGTTTCTTGTTCTCCTCTGTGTCCTGGAAGATTTTAAAAACAGTTTCCACATCAGTCTTCTTAAGGATTAATGAATTTGAAtctaaaagcaccacaaaatgagaGGACATTAGCAGGGGTGAAGAAAGGATTTGAAAAGTGAGAGACACACATCAAGTCacatcaggttttttttttttacagggttCCCACTATTCAAGGaataattttccaggacattttatgtgcttAACAAGTGTAATAATTAAGCCAAACAAATATTTAAGCTTTCATTTTGGCGTTTCTATTTGTTTTTGACAGAAGATTCTCACCTCTAGTTACGCAGtttgctacatggcccagtgtgattattaatccccataaaaatgtgatttaattaaataaatatatagtctgtaaATGCAGCACAATTAAGAGTGCTCTGCTCTATGTCATCTCATACACAAAAGCATCCATTCATTCTTTCAATTTGAACtttgcagattatatatttaattaaatcacatttgCAGTTTAATTGTCACAATAGGACATATCAAAATTTTAATTAGATTGTGTattcaaacataatttttcattcaaataagtcatattatgttatattccatgacattctgcGTTTTATAGCCAAGATAATATTTATGTCTATAGATTCTGTCCGTTTTCCACATACTACATGTGGTCACTGTGGTATAAGCTGACTACGATCAATGAATTATAAAAAATTCACAATCCAAGGTTTGAAAGCCGAATCACCATGCTACAAACTCAGGGTGTTAACACATTTTTGTCTGACTGACATTGTTgtctaaaatgtattattcaaatgTTTCTGTCGTTAACACAACAGCAATGTTGGAACGAAATAATCTTATTTTGTACAATATCAATACTTGATTTTGTCAGAGCAAAGCAGAAATGGCATCAGATGAGCAGATTATTTATGTGACAGGAATTTGTTAATGACAGTAAACCATTGACGTTGTTTCACAATGCACAGCCACTGACAATGAAAAAATGAAACCAATTTgtgcatttcaaatgtaaccaACCTTGTTAGTAACAGTCAAATAATTCtattatatgaaaatatttccagaacaaataaatattttccaggGCATTAaggtatttttataattttccataACTTTTCCATTATTGGaatactgcattgcaaaatttcaGATTTTCCAGCTGGATGCATGGGAATCCTGTGTTAAAATGATTGCTAAACCCCTGGAATATTAGCAATACTTAAAACTTTGTACATTTAAATGACAACATTGGAAAATGTTGTACATACATTTAGAATTTATGAGCTGCAAAGCCCTTTCTTTGGTCTCATGTTTCTCCTCACTGTCACGTGGTGGCTGAAGGGGTACGTCTCCAATTGGCCACATCTTCTCCCTGAGAATATCAATGTAGGATGCGATCTGAGCTTCAGTGGGATTCATACTTTTCAAAAAGTTGTTTATTTTCCTGCATGGGAAAAAAGCATACATATATGCTATTCCTCACATTTATAGGTACACCCTAGTGTTTGAACATAGATATGCAATACAAAGCAACAGAACTTACTTCTTCACCAAAGGCATGACAGGTTTTAGTACAGCATCAACAATATTAATGAAGACCGAGTTGCCTGtcgatggcaaaaaaaaaataaagaaaacatttcttATAGCAGTTTTCTGAAATTATTTTCAGCCAAAGCGAATAAATAAGGGAGTCACATCATACCAGTTATTTCCTTCAATAAATCAAATATGGCTTTGGTGGCTTCAATTTGTTCCCAGTTGGTCTGGCTGGATTCCTTTTCCTGTACCTGTGGCTGATTTGTTGGGTCTTCTTTCAGTTGACCCATTTTCTCTTTTCCCTTGAAGATCAGCTTCTGTGATCCACTTGACTTTTTTTTAGTTAacttttcctttttgtttgttttgccacCAGACTGGAGGCTTTTAACTCTGTCAGCTTTGTAAGCAAGTTGTAAGACTTCATTATGGCTCATGACAGAGCTCGAGCCATCATTTGATTGTATTGTAGGAGTTAGTATTTTTGACCTGTTAACAAAAATGTCCAAACTCTCAGCTATACTCTCCAGTCCATCTGAAACCTCTTTAGCTTCATTAAAGATTTGATTGTTGTCTTCCATATCAGGATCTTCACTTCTGAAGGGGTCAGTCTCTCCATTGGGTGTAGAAAACCTAAAGTTTGTGGACATTGGCTCATCTACAATGCCAGAATCTGGTTCTTCAACCATGTCAAAGCAGGCTGGCTGTGCACCGTGATGTACTGTTGATCCTGCTTCATAAACCTTTTCCTCCACTTTGGGGTTATGAGTCTGGGAGAATAAATAAAAGGCTTAGTAACACAATTTTTTGTTCCCACTGTTatgacaaatacaattttaactgCATTCATGAGTCATAAGAGCAAAGATTTATCGTTCTACAAACTGCATAACTGTAACTTACACTGGATTCTTAATTATTAGGTTCCCCAGATCACCAGAAGGTAGCAGTATTCTCAATAATTACAAAAGGACAAGATATCAAATTTTGCTCCATGTATATCAATTCAGACAGTACAGTGCAAACGTTTTAGTCATGAATAGTTTTCACTGATcaattgcatttaaaacagcaccaatagagctgttcagccgtgatGTCAATTTGGAGATGAACTGGGAATCCCTCTGGAATTACCTATTGatttttttataatggggtttttccaattgatatttaaaatatggtctgtggtaaacattacttgaagatccTTGGAATTATTgatttacaacataaattacacacttgtTTTTCTAAGAAAACATGCTAGACTAACGTATTTAATTGTTTCatcatgttttgttgtttttttcagcatcttatgCAGGAGCGCTGTGTTTTTTAATATGCCGTGTCATGCTAAAAAGAATCCTTAATCCTTACAatgcgtctcgagacacctgctttTGTTCAACTGTTTGTTGTGTTGCGTCTAGCCTTTATTTGTGCAAGAATGCAATCGGTCTGAAGGatcatcagtgcttggcacacatccaaaattctaatgcacagttttagcattcatgtgtgtattttttattaaattcaacgaatattaaaatataaaaatgttatttgacAACACTAACCTGAACTGTTCTATTCTCCTTGGTACACTTGCACACATTTTTCTAGGTTGTTCCAAgtatcttggagaacttgccgtTTCTATTTGCATAACgaatgtttggaaatctaaaacTGATATTTCCatttgacacactaaagcagaagatataaaataaccTTTTAGTCTTAAGACAAATTTTTTGATGAAACATCCAGTGTGTAATGATATTTGTTCAGCATCAGTTTCAACTACAGTTCTGTTACTTTAAGCTAGTCTTAACAATTAAAAATCTGTATTTACCTCTTCCTCATCGTGTTCAGGAGTGAGGAAGCATGCTAGTCCACTGAGAAGTCCCCACACACCTCCCTCATCTTCCTCTTCACTCAGTAACTTTTCAAGAGGGCAGAGGAACTGGAATACAGGCCGAGTATGACCAAGCTGTGTATCAGAAATCAGTTCCTGAGAAATGGGGGGGGAAAAATCTTCAGGATTCCAGGATTATTAACTCTCTCTTTAATAATTGGTAGCGTGTGACAACTTACTTGTAACAAGTGTTCCAAGGCTGATCTAACTTCCTCTGTGTATGTTTCATCAAGTTCCCTCTTTGTTTTCTCTACTACTGCAGATACAGAGGGTAAAGTTGAtgtatcctttaaaaaaaaaaaaaaaattattttttaaagaagaaaagcTTTAAATGTCAACCTATTAGCAGACAACTAAAAACAAAATCCACAATGGCCAtcctaaaataaagaaaatataattaaagctgAAGCGTGTGATTGAGGCGCAACTAATGTGAATGAAAACTCCCACCTTTCACTAGTTGTACAAACAGCTATGCCTGAAacacacaacatttatttttttcctcccacttttctcccaatttggaatgcccatttcccaatgggCATTCCAAGAAAGCAAGAAAGTgttgtaagaaagaaagaaagtaggaGAACCAATCAATCTAAAGGAGTCTGCAGTTGCGTCGTGCATATATTTGAAGTGATTGCTGATGCGGATGTGGCAGTGGAAGCCCTCGTGGAAAGCCCGCCTCGTGTGTAGACCTACTTGTGTAAAGACCAGTGAGTCTACCTGTGCAAGTCCACCGAGCAAAGACACAGACAAGGCGCCACTCATTATAGCACTCAAGtgtcatttaattgtatttttttctcctaTATTTTCCTTCTACATACTGACATGTCTACTTCACAAATAACATATTCCATCAAACACATCCCTGTTATTTGTTACAGACAGTTTACATGATATAGACGCAAGACGCAACGCAACCCACAGAACTTTGGCACCTTGCACTTCAGCACCTGCTCCACTCCCTTTCTCATTGGGACactggaactgccagtcagctgtgaacaaagctAACTCATTCCAGCCTTCGCCACACAGTCCATCCTCAGCATCCTTGCACTAACAGAAACATGGATATGcccagaggatacagcaacacccactgctctctccaacaacttctctcTCACTCCTCGACacactggtaggggtgggggaacaggtttgctcattcaacatgagcttgtttagaacattcaacacacttctctgtcctccccctccaccacctgacacatcgctgacagcagatgtcttcacattttttactaataaggttacagccaccagcaatacattctcagcaccacacgctgtcaaacacccacctcctgtaCGCAGCTCTTCTATGTTCTatcctgactgacactgaggtctctaaactcctcctctccaaccac
This region of Xyrauchen texanus isolate HMW12.3.18 chromosome 23, RBS_HiC_50CHRs, whole genome shotgun sequence genomic DNA includes:
- the LOC127663100 gene encoding uncharacterized protein LOC127663100 isoform X4, whose product is MYTWRCFIAMSFVMVWYFSGFGQLWTQALFCFLCFFRFPFKNQDRETSTQTDNITEETSRQTKKCHHVGDELDATRIAQIRPQTMQYPNVQRSLLQVFKCAYAHLVQPWYTVPELGDSQPLHMALQREFNMVVEKTICKAKKFDLSATSVGCIRILTQHLHRAKQSDGSPVFSSRSEEMAVLRTFSVALVRNLFPEYLWEPHLYQCVITEILATKDSLNQMVVLQLDRVTPKNSIGDLVNSDREGTPSSTGSERAEVMTDTEDGWSEETRGKKKGNRIKETFSTFVNKLKSKKAKRKKLKNKEQELLQRALSARRSAVIENDDASTREGSIRSCMDSDNDSDVDVFLTSLQEDMMEFKLSYEMWRVGMWAVRVTNVEKEKKELCFTIHLEERDNPENLHWDVKKTQSDILHFHSLWQVREGMDTSTLPSVSAVVEKTKRELDETYTEEVRSALEHLLQELISDTQLGHTRPVFQFLCPLEKLLSEEEDEGGVWGLLSGLACFLTPEHDEEETHNPKVEEKVYEAGSTVHHGAQPACFDMVEEPDSGIVDEPMSTNFRFSTPNGETDPFRSEDPDMEDNNQIFNEAKEVSDGLESIAESLDIFVNRSKILTPTIQSNDGSSSVMSHNEVLQLAYKADRVKSLQSGGKTNKKEKLTKKKSSGSQKLIFKGKEKMGQLKEDPTNQPQVQEKESSQTNWEQIEATKAIFDLLKEITGNSVFINIVDAVLKPVMPLVKKKINNFLKSMNPTEAQIASYIDILREKMWPIGDVPLQPPRDSEEKHETKERALQLINSKYSNSLILKKTDVETVFKIFQDTEENKKLVYMLLSYVLREFLPGEPAFTTIDNLTENDFVS
- the LOC127663100 gene encoding uncharacterized protein LOC127663100 isoform X2; translated protein: MYTWRCFIAMSFVMVWYFSGFGQLWTQALFCFLCFFRFPFKNQDRETSTQTDNITEETSRQTKKCHHVGDELDATRIAQIRPQTMQYPNVQRSLLQVFKCAYAHLVQPWYTVPELGDSQPLHMALQREFNMVVEKTICKAKKFDLSATSVGCIRILTQHLHRAKQSDGSPVFSSRSEEMAVLRTFSVALVRNLFPEYLWEPHLYQCVITEILATKALDVLVTCLCNPDSLNQMVVLQLDRVTPKNSIGDLVNSDREGTPSSTGSERAEVMTDTEDGWSEETRGKKKGNRIKETFSTFVNKLKSKKAKRKKLKNKEQELLQRALSARRSAVIENDDASTREGSIRSCMDSDNDSDVDVFLTSLQEDMMEFKLSYEMWRVGMWAVRVTNVEKEKKELCFTIHLEERDNPENLHWDVKKTQSDILHFHSLWQDTSTLPSVSAVVEKTKRELDETYTEEVRSALEHLLQELISDTQLGHTRPVFQFLCPLEKLLSEEEDEGGVWGLLSGLACFLTPEHDEEETHNPKVEEKVYEAGSTVHHGAQPACFDMVEEPDSGIVDEPMSTNFRFSTPNGETDPFRSEDPDMEDNNQIFNEAKEVSDGLESIAESLDIFVNRSKILTPTIQSNDGSSSVMSHNEVLQLAYKADRVKSLQSGGKTNKKEKLTKKKSSGSQKLIFKGKEKMGQLKEDPTNQPQVQEKESSQTNWEQIEATKAIFDLLKEITGNSVFINIVDAVLKPVMPLVKKKINNFLKSMNPTEAQIASYIDILREKMWPIGDVPLQPPRDSEEKHETKERALQLINSKYSNSLILKKTDVETVFKIFQDTEENKKLVYMLLSYVLREFLPGEPAFTTIDNLTENDFVS
- the LOC127663124 gene encoding ubiquitin-conjugating enzyme E2 A, with amino-acid sequence MSTPARRRLMRDFKRLQEDPPAGVSGAPSENNIMVWNAVIFGPEGTPFEDGTFKLTIEFTEEYPNKPPTVRFVSKMFHPNVYADGSICLDILQNRWSPTYDVSSILTSIQSLLDEPNPNSPANSQAAQLYQENKREYEKRVSAIVEQSWRDC
- the LOC127663100 gene encoding uncharacterized protein LOC127663100 isoform X6 — protein: MYRGHFSRPWYTVPELGDSQPLHMALQREFNMVVEKTICKAKKFDLSATSVGCIRILTQHLHRAKQSDGSPVFSSRSEEMAVLRTFSVALVRNLFPEYLWEPHLYQCVITEILATKALDVLVTCLCNPDSLNQMVVLQLDRVTPKNSIGDLVNSDREGTPSSTGSERAEVMTDTEDGWSEETRGKKKGNRIKETFSTFVNKLKSKKAKRKKLKNKEQELLQRALSARRSAVIENDDASTREGSIRSCMDSDNDSDVDVFLTSLQEDMMEFKLSYEMWRVGMWAVRVTNVEKEKKELCFTIHLEERDNPENLHWDVKKTQSDILHFHSLWQVREGMDTSTLPSVSAVVEKTKRELDETYTEEVRSALEHLLQELISDTQLGHTRPVFQFLCPLEKLLSEEEDEGGVWGLLSGLACFLTPEHDEEETHNPKVEEKVYEAGSTVHHGAQPACFDMVEEPDSGIVDEPMSTNFRFSTPNGETDPFRSEDPDMEDNNQIFNEAKEVSDGLESIAESLDIFVNRSKILTPTIQSNDGSSSVMSHNEVLQLAYKADRVKSLQSGGKTNKKEKLTKKKSSGSQKLIFKGKEKMGQLKEDPTNQPQVQEKESSQTNWEQIEATKAIFDLLKEITGNSVFINIVDAVLKPVMPLVKKKINNFLKSMNPTEAQIASYIDILREKMWPIGDVPLQPPRDSEEKHETKERALQLINSKYSNSLILKKTDVETVFKIFQDTEENKKLVYMLLSYVLREFLPGEPAFTTIDNLTENDFVS
- the LOC127663100 gene encoding uncharacterized protein LOC127663100 isoform X5, whose protein sequence is MYTWRCFIAMSFVMVWYFSGFGQLWTQALFCFLCFFRFPFKNQDRETSTQTDNITEETSRQTKKCHHVGDELDATRIAQIRPQTMQYPNVQRSLLQVFKCAYAHLVQPWYTVPELGDSQPLHMALQREFNMVVEKTICKAKKFDLSATSVGCIRILTQHLHRAKQSDGSPVFSSRSEEMAVLRTFSVALVRNLFPEYLWEPHLYQCVITEILATKGNRIKETFSTFVNKLKSKKAKRKKLKNKEQELLQRALSARRSAVIENDDASTREGSIRSCMDSDNDSDVDVFLTSLQEDMMEFKLSYEMWRVGMWAVRVTNVEKEKKELCFTIHLEERDNPENLHWDVKKTQSDILHFHSLWQVREGMDTSTLPSVSAVVEKTKRELDETYTEEVRSALEHLLQELISDTQLGHTRPVFQFLCPLEKLLSEEEDEGGVWGLLSGLACFLTPEHDEEETHNPKVEEKVYEAGSTVHHGAQPACFDMVEEPDSGIVDEPMSTNFRFSTPNGETDPFRSEDPDMEDNNQIFNEAKEVSDGLESIAESLDIFVNRSKILTPTIQSNDGSSSVMSHNEVLQLAYKADRVKSLQSGGKTNKKEKLTKKKSSGSQKLIFKGKEKMGQLKEDPTNQPQVQEKESSQTNWEQIEATKAIFDLLKEITGNSVFINIVDAVLKPVMPLVKKKINNFLKSMNPTEAQIASYIDILREKMWPIGDVPLQPPRDSEEKHETKERALQLINSKYSNSLILKKTDVETVFKIFQDTEENKKLVYMLLSYVLREFLPGEPAFTTIDNLTENDFVS